In Ruminococcaceae bacterium R-25, one genomic interval encodes:
- a CDS encoding tRNA threonylcarbamoyladenosine biosynthesis protein TsaE, with amino-acid sequence MFCYLPALNVKLLNMIRFNTTSPEQTEKFGYELAKSLCGGDVIALTGDLGAGKTCLTRGIAKGLGSTAYVSSPTFTIVNEYDGGRLMLFHFDTYRLSGPDDFLMSGLDEYFYREGVCVIEWSDIIDELLPQDTIKMTITGDGNTRKFECECSEKHQKYLEDAVIKAGAVIEE; translated from the coding sequence TTGTTTTGCTATTTGCCTGCCTTGAATGTAAAATTACTTAACATGATCAGATTTAATACCACATCACCCGAACAGACCGAGAAATTTGGCTATGAACTGGCCAAGTCTCTTTGTGGCGGCGACGTTATTGCTTTGACAGGCGATCTCGGCGCAGGGAAGACTTGCCTTACCAGAGGCATCGCAAAGGGCCTGGGGTCGACCGCTTATGTCTCGAGCCCTACGTTTACCATCGTCAATGAATATGACGGCGGCAGGCTCATGCTGTTTCATTTCGATACATATAGGCTCTCAGGTCCGGATGATTTCCTTATGAGCGGCCTTGATGAATATTTTTACAGGGAAGGTGTCTGCGTTATCGAGTGGAGTGATATTATCGATGAACTGTTGCCACAAGACACGATTAAGATGACAATAACGGGAGACGGCAATACCAGGAAGTTCGAATGCGAATGTTCCGAAAAGCATCAGAAATATCTGGAAGACGCAGTCATTAAGGCGGGAGCTGTTATCGAAGAATGA
- a CDS encoding small subunit ribosomal protein S9, which translates to MAAKKTSNKVYYYGTGRRKDAVAAVRLVPGKGNITINGKSIDDYFGLDTLKLIVRQPLAATQTEDKFDVIVKAIGGGISGQAGAIRHGIARALVEADEESYKAVLKESGFLTRDARMKERKKPGLKKARKASQFSKR; encoded by the coding sequence ATGGCAGCAAAGAAAACAAGCAACAAAGTATATTACTACGGCACAGGCCGTCGTAAGGACGCAGTAGCAGCTGTTCGTTTGGTTCCTGGTAAGGGCAATATCACAATCAACGGCAAGAGCATCGATGACTACTTTGGTCTTGATACACTTAAGCTCATCGTTCGTCAGCCCCTCGCAGCTACACAGACAGAAGATAAGTTCGACGTAATCGTTAAGGCTATCGGCGGCGGTATCTCCGGTCAGGCTGGTGCAATCCGTCACGGTATTGCAAGAGCTTTGGTTGAAGCTGATGAAGAGAGCTACAAGGCAGTTCTCAAGGAGAGCGGATTCCTCACACGTGACGCACGTATGAAGGAAAGAAAGAAGCCGGGTCTCAAGAAGGCAAGAAAGGCATCCCAGTTCTCAAAGCGTTAA
- a CDS encoding LSU ribosomal protein L13P: MATYVATKDSIERKWLVIDAEGMVLGRLATEVARLLRGKHKPTYTPFLDTGDNVIVINASKVVLTGKKLDDKLYRHHSGFPGGLKEIDYRTLMAKNPEKAVELAVKGMLPKNSLGRQMFRKLHVYAGPDYEQTAQKPEVHTF, translated from the coding sequence TGCAACCAAGGATTCAATAGAAAGGAAATGGCTCGTAATCGACGCTGAGGGCATGGTTCTCGGTCGTTTGGCTACAGAGGTTGCTAGACTCTTAAGAGGTAAGCACAAGCCCACATATACTCCTTTCCTTGATACCGGAGATAACGTAATCGTAATCAACGCTTCCAAGGTAGTTCTTACCGGTAAGAAGCTCGACGATAAGCTCTATCGTCATCACTCTGGATTCCCGGGTGGACTTAAGGAAATCGACTATCGTACTTTGATGGCAAAGAACCCTGAGAAGGCTGTTGAGCTCGCAGTTAAGGGCATGCTCCCTAAGAACTCTTTAGGCCGTCAGATGTTCAGAAAGCTTCACGTTTATGCTGGTCCTGACTATGAGCAGACAGCACAGAAGCCTGAAGTTCACACATTCTAA